A single region of the Sorghum bicolor cultivar BTx623 chromosome 7, Sorghum_bicolor_NCBIv3, whole genome shotgun sequence genome encodes:
- the LOC8067024 gene encoding elongator complex protein 2 isoform X2: MSPAAGEQLSGAHREGRGVEARRVFIGAGCNRVVNNVSWGACGLVAFGTQNAVALFSPLRGEIVTTLPGHKAPVNCTLWLPTKKDVLQVRGKETHYLLSGSADGTIMAWKIASGKGEWSHVLQLPGMHKKGITCLAGRMVSDTVAIFASTSSDGIVVIWEMEIEPTTPGGDCKVSCLHALSVGLKPMVSLSLAVLPEQGGHLILAMGGLDHKIHIYCGDKAGKFVKACELKGHSDWIRSLDFSLPVMMGGEKHNLFLVSSSQDRTIRIWKMTSEAAASGSSVPLRKGAIEMTSYIEGPLFVAGSTSYQVSLESLLVGHEDWVYSVEWQPPTLLTGDEAHQPMSILSASMDKMMMMWRPEKNTGLWINSVTVGELSHSALGFYGGHWQSDGRSILAHGYGGSFHMWRDVGLDSENWQPQIVPSGHFAPVSDLTWARSGQYLLSVSHDQTTRIFAPWRNQVNPGDMVYWREIARPQIHGHDLNCVTFIQGSGNHRFVSGADEKVSRVFEAPLSFLKTLQQATLLKPDISEDFGNVQVLGANMSALGLSQKPIYTHGVKESPSGNSNDGPDSMETIPDAVPTVFTEPPVEDQLAWNTLWPESHKLYGHGNELFSICCDYEGKLVASSCKAQSAAVAEIWLWEVGTWKAVGRLQSHNLTVTQMEFSRDNVFLLSVSRDRHLSIFSISKTEEGAEHRLVAKLEAHKRIIWACSWNPFGYEFATGSRDKSVKIWCVKDASSVKLLATLPQFRDSVTALAWMCHDRASNAGVLAVGMDNGLIELWSVSGGRASAGSTPDSPLSVACTLRFDPVLCHVSTVHRLRWREPSSTDEESTLELASCGADHTVRVFEVRDTI; encoded by the exons ATGTCGCCGGCCGCCGGAGAGCAGCTCTCTGGAGCCCACAGAGAGGGCAGGGGCGTGGAGGCGCGGAGGGTCTTCATAGGCGCCGGCTGCAACCGCGTGGTGAACAACGTCTCGTGGGGAGCCTGCGGTCTCGTCGCCTTCGGCACCCAGAACGCTGTCGCCCTCTTCTCTCCCCTG AGAGGTGAGATCGTGACAACGCTTCCGGGGCACAAAGCACCGGTGAACTGCACGCTATGGCTTCCCACGAAGAAGGATGTGCTCCAAG TTCGTGGCAAGGAAACACACTATCTACTCTCAGGAAGTGCTGATGGTACTATCATGGCTTGGAAGATTGCTTCTGGCAAAGGAGAG TGGTCTCATGTGTTGCAGCTCCCAGGGATGCATAAGAAAGGGATCACCTGTCTTGCTGGAAGGATGGTATCTGATACTGTTGCAATTTTTGCTTCTACTTCTTCAGATGGTATTGTTGTTATTTGGGAGATGGAGATTGAGCCCACCACCCCTGGTG GCGATTGCAAAGTGTCTTGCCTGCATGCTCTGTCCGTTGGTTTGAAACCAATGGTTTCACTTTCATTAGCTGTATTGCCAGAACAAGGAGGCCATCTCATTTTGGCGATGGGCGGTTTAGATCACAAGATCCACATCTATTGTGGGGATAAGGCAGGCAAG TTCGTTAAGGCCTGTGAGCTTAAAGGTCATTCTGATTGGATCAGAAGTTTAGACTTTTCTTTACCTGTGATGATGGGTGGTGAGAAGCACAATCTTTTCCTTGTTAGTTCATCTCAGGACCGAACCATCCGGATATGGAAAATGACTTCAGAAGCTGCTGCTTCTGGCTCCTCCGTACCATTGAGGAAAGGAGCTAttgagatgacctcatatattgAAGGACCTCTATTTGTGGCTGGCAGTACAAGTTACCAAGTATCATTGGAGTCTCTTCTTGTTGGGCATGAGGATTGGGTATATTCCGTCGAGTGGCAGCCGCCTACATTGTTAACTGGGGATGAAGCTCATCAGCCAATGAGCATACTATCTGCATCCATGgacaagatgatgatgatgtggagGCCAGAGAAAAATACTGGCCTTTGGATTAATTCAGTGACAGTTGGTGAATTAAGTCACTCCGCACTTGGGTTTTATGGTGGTCATTGGCAGTCTGATGGTAGATCCATTCTTGCACATGGTTACGGTGGATCATTTCATATGTGGAGAGATGTTGGACTGGATTCTGAAAATTGGCAGCCTCAGATAGTCCCGTCTGGTCATTTTGCACCTGTGTCTGACTTGACATGGGCTAGATCTGGCCAATATTTGCTTTCAGTTAGCCATGACCAG ACAACACGCATATTTGCTCCTTGGAGAAATCAAGTTAACCCTGGAGACATGGTCTATTGGCGTGAAATTGCCCGCCCGCAAATTCATGGCCATGATCTCAACTGTGTGACATTCATTCAGGGTAGTGGGAACCATCGCTTTGTTAGTGGTGCTGATGAAAAGGTATCTAGAGTTTTTGAAGCTCCCTTATCATTTTTGAAGACCCTACAACAAGCAACTCTGTTGAAACCTGACATCTCTGAGgattttggcaatgttcaagTCCTTGGAGCAAATATGTCTGCTCTTGGGCTTTCACAGAAACCCATATATACGCATG GAGTCAAGGAATCCCCAAGCGGTAATTCTAATGATGGCCCAGATTCTATGGAGACAATTCCTGATGCAGTGCCTACTGTATTCACTGAGCCTCCTGTGGAGGACCAACTTGCGTGGAATACTCTATGGCCTgaatcacacaaactatatggtCATGGAAACGAGCTCTTCTCGATATGCTGTGATTATGAAGGGAAGCTTGTTGCGTCATCTTGCAAG GCTCAATCAGCAGCAGTTGCTGAGATCTGGCTATGGGAGGTTGGAACATGGAAAGCTGTTGGCCGCTTGCAATCTCACAATCTAACAGTGACACAAATGGAGTTCTCTCGTGATAATGTGTTTCTTTTAAGTGTTTCAAGAGATCGCCATTTGTCTATCTTTTCAATCAGCAAAACTG AAGAAGGAGCAGAGCACCGTCTGGTCGCAAAGCTTGAAGCACACAAAAGAATTATATGGGCATGCTCATGGAACCCCTTTGGCTATGAATTTGCAACTGGATCAAGGGACAAGAGTGTCAAGATATGGTGTGTTAAAGACGCATCTTCTGTGAAGCTACTTGCAACATTGCCTCAGTTCCGTGACAGTGTAACTGCATTAGCATGGATGTGCCATGACCGTGCTTCTAATGCTGGTGTCCTCGCTGTTGGCATGGATAATGGATTGATCGAGCTCTGGAGTGTTTCAGGTGGAAGAGCTTCTGCAGGCAGTACTCCAGACTCTCCACTCAGCGTGGCATGCACGCTTCGATTTGACCCTGTCTTATGCCACGTGTCAACTGTTCACCGTTTACGGTGGCGGGAACCCAGTTCCACCGATGAGGAATCAACACTTGAGCTCGCTTCTTGTGGAGCTGACCACACTGTAAGGGTGTTTGAGGTCCGCGACACCATATAG
- the LOC8067024 gene encoding elongator complex protein 2 isoform X1: MSPAAGEQLSGAHREGRGVEARRVFIGAGCNRVVNNVSWGACGLVAFGTQNAVALFSPLRGEIVTTLPGHKAPVNCTLWLPTKKDVLQVRGKETHYLLSGSADGTIMAWKIASGKGEWSHVLQLPGMHKKGITCLAGRMVSDTVAIFASTSSDGIVVIWEMEIEPTTPGGDCKVSCLHALSVGLKPMVSLSLAVLPEQGGHLILAMGGLDHKIHIYCGDKAGKFVKACELKGHSDWIRSLDFSLPVMMGGEKHNLFLVSSSQDRTIRIWKMTSEAAASGSSVPLRKGAIEMTSYIEGPLFVAGSTSYQVSLESLLVGHEDWVYSVEWQPPTLLTGDEAHQPMSILSASMDKMMMMWRPEKNTGLWINSVTVGELSHSALGFYGGHWQSDGRSILAHGYGGSFHMWRDVGLDSENWQPQIVPSGHFAPVSDLTWARSGQYLLSVSHDQTTRIFAPWRNQVNPGDMVYWREIARPQIHGHDLNCVTFIQGSGNHRFVSGADEKVSRVFEAPLSFLKTLQQATLLKPDISEDFGNVQVLGANMSALGLSQKPIYTHAGVKESPSGNSNDGPDSMETIPDAVPTVFTEPPVEDQLAWNTLWPESHKLYGHGNELFSICCDYEGKLVASSCKAQSAAVAEIWLWEVGTWKAVGRLQSHNLTVTQMEFSRDNVFLLSVSRDRHLSIFSISKTEEGAEHRLVAKLEAHKRIIWACSWNPFGYEFATGSRDKSVKIWCVKDASSVKLLATLPQFRDSVTALAWMCHDRASNAGVLAVGMDNGLIELWSVSGGRASAGSTPDSPLSVACTLRFDPVLCHVSTVHRLRWREPSSTDEESTLELASCGADHTVRVFEVRDTI, from the exons ATGTCGCCGGCCGCCGGAGAGCAGCTCTCTGGAGCCCACAGAGAGGGCAGGGGCGTGGAGGCGCGGAGGGTCTTCATAGGCGCCGGCTGCAACCGCGTGGTGAACAACGTCTCGTGGGGAGCCTGCGGTCTCGTCGCCTTCGGCACCCAGAACGCTGTCGCCCTCTTCTCTCCCCTG AGAGGTGAGATCGTGACAACGCTTCCGGGGCACAAAGCACCGGTGAACTGCACGCTATGGCTTCCCACGAAGAAGGATGTGCTCCAAG TTCGTGGCAAGGAAACACACTATCTACTCTCAGGAAGTGCTGATGGTACTATCATGGCTTGGAAGATTGCTTCTGGCAAAGGAGAG TGGTCTCATGTGTTGCAGCTCCCAGGGATGCATAAGAAAGGGATCACCTGTCTTGCTGGAAGGATGGTATCTGATACTGTTGCAATTTTTGCTTCTACTTCTTCAGATGGTATTGTTGTTATTTGGGAGATGGAGATTGAGCCCACCACCCCTGGTG GCGATTGCAAAGTGTCTTGCCTGCATGCTCTGTCCGTTGGTTTGAAACCAATGGTTTCACTTTCATTAGCTGTATTGCCAGAACAAGGAGGCCATCTCATTTTGGCGATGGGCGGTTTAGATCACAAGATCCACATCTATTGTGGGGATAAGGCAGGCAAG TTCGTTAAGGCCTGTGAGCTTAAAGGTCATTCTGATTGGATCAGAAGTTTAGACTTTTCTTTACCTGTGATGATGGGTGGTGAGAAGCACAATCTTTTCCTTGTTAGTTCATCTCAGGACCGAACCATCCGGATATGGAAAATGACTTCAGAAGCTGCTGCTTCTGGCTCCTCCGTACCATTGAGGAAAGGAGCTAttgagatgacctcatatattgAAGGACCTCTATTTGTGGCTGGCAGTACAAGTTACCAAGTATCATTGGAGTCTCTTCTTGTTGGGCATGAGGATTGGGTATATTCCGTCGAGTGGCAGCCGCCTACATTGTTAACTGGGGATGAAGCTCATCAGCCAATGAGCATACTATCTGCATCCATGgacaagatgatgatgatgtggagGCCAGAGAAAAATACTGGCCTTTGGATTAATTCAGTGACAGTTGGTGAATTAAGTCACTCCGCACTTGGGTTTTATGGTGGTCATTGGCAGTCTGATGGTAGATCCATTCTTGCACATGGTTACGGTGGATCATTTCATATGTGGAGAGATGTTGGACTGGATTCTGAAAATTGGCAGCCTCAGATAGTCCCGTCTGGTCATTTTGCACCTGTGTCTGACTTGACATGGGCTAGATCTGGCCAATATTTGCTTTCAGTTAGCCATGACCAG ACAACACGCATATTTGCTCCTTGGAGAAATCAAGTTAACCCTGGAGACATGGTCTATTGGCGTGAAATTGCCCGCCCGCAAATTCATGGCCATGATCTCAACTGTGTGACATTCATTCAGGGTAGTGGGAACCATCGCTTTGTTAGTGGTGCTGATGAAAAGGTATCTAGAGTTTTTGAAGCTCCCTTATCATTTTTGAAGACCCTACAACAAGCAACTCTGTTGAAACCTGACATCTCTGAGgattttggcaatgttcaagTCCTTGGAGCAAATATGTCTGCTCTTGGGCTTTCACAGAAACCCATATATACGCATG CAGGAGTCAAGGAATCCCCAAGCGGTAATTCTAATGATGGCCCAGATTCTATGGAGACAATTCCTGATGCAGTGCCTACTGTATTCACTGAGCCTCCTGTGGAGGACCAACTTGCGTGGAATACTCTATGGCCTgaatcacacaaactatatggtCATGGAAACGAGCTCTTCTCGATATGCTGTGATTATGAAGGGAAGCTTGTTGCGTCATCTTGCAAG GCTCAATCAGCAGCAGTTGCTGAGATCTGGCTATGGGAGGTTGGAACATGGAAAGCTGTTGGCCGCTTGCAATCTCACAATCTAACAGTGACACAAATGGAGTTCTCTCGTGATAATGTGTTTCTTTTAAGTGTTTCAAGAGATCGCCATTTGTCTATCTTTTCAATCAGCAAAACTG AAGAAGGAGCAGAGCACCGTCTGGTCGCAAAGCTTGAAGCACACAAAAGAATTATATGGGCATGCTCATGGAACCCCTTTGGCTATGAATTTGCAACTGGATCAAGGGACAAGAGTGTCAAGATATGGTGTGTTAAAGACGCATCTTCTGTGAAGCTACTTGCAACATTGCCTCAGTTCCGTGACAGTGTAACTGCATTAGCATGGATGTGCCATGACCGTGCTTCTAATGCTGGTGTCCTCGCTGTTGGCATGGATAATGGATTGATCGAGCTCTGGAGTGTTTCAGGTGGAAGAGCTTCTGCAGGCAGTACTCCAGACTCTCCACTCAGCGTGGCATGCACGCTTCGATTTGACCCTGTCTTATGCCACGTGTCAACTGTTCACCGTTTACGGTGGCGGGAACCCAGTTCCACCGATGAGGAATCAACACTTGAGCTCGCTTCTTGTGGAGCTGACCACACTGTAAGGGTGTTTGAGGTCCGCGACACCATATAG
- the LOC8067024 gene encoding elongator complex protein 2 isoform X3: MSPAAGEQLSGAHREGRGVEARRVFIGAGCNRVVNNVSWGACGLVAFGTQNAVALFSPLRGEIVTTLPGHKAPVNCTLWLPTKKDVLQVRGKETHYLLSGSADGTIMAWKIASGKGEWSHVLQLPGMHKKGITCLAGRMVSDTVAIFASTSSDGIVVIWEMEIEPTTPGGDCKVSCLHALSVGLKPMVSLSLAVLPEQGGHLILAMGGLDHKIHIYCGDKAGKFVKACELKGHSDWIRSLDFSLPVMMGGEKHNLFLVSSSQDRTIRIWKMTSEAAASGSSVPLRKGAIEMTSYIEGPLFVAGSTSYQVSLESLLVGHEDWVYSVEWQPPTLLTGDEAHQPMSILSASMDKMMMMWRPEKNTGLWINSVTVGELSHSALGFYGGHWQSDGRSILAHGYGGSFHMWRDVGLDSENWQPQIVPSGHFAPVSDLTWARSGQYLLSVSHDQTTRIFAPWRNQVNPGDMVYWREIARPQIHGHDLNCVTFIQGSGNHRFVSGADEKVSRVFEAPLSFLKTLQQATLLKPDISEDFGNVQVLGANMSALGLSQKPIYTHAGVKESPSGNSNDGPDSMETIPDAVPTVFTEPPVEDQLAWNTLWPESHKLYGHGNELFSICCDYEGKLVASSCKAQSAAVAEIWLWEVGTWKAVGRLQSHNLTVTQMEFSRDNVFLLSVSRDRHLSIFSISKTEGAEHRLVAKLEAHKRIIWACSWNPFGYEFATGSRDKSVKIWCVKDASSVKLLATLPQFRDSVTALAWMCHDRASNAGVLAVGMDNGLIELWSVSGGRASAGSTPDSPLSVACTLRFDPVLCHVSTVHRLRWREPSSTDEESTLELASCGADHTVRVFEVRDTI; encoded by the exons ATGTCGCCGGCCGCCGGAGAGCAGCTCTCTGGAGCCCACAGAGAGGGCAGGGGCGTGGAGGCGCGGAGGGTCTTCATAGGCGCCGGCTGCAACCGCGTGGTGAACAACGTCTCGTGGGGAGCCTGCGGTCTCGTCGCCTTCGGCACCCAGAACGCTGTCGCCCTCTTCTCTCCCCTG AGAGGTGAGATCGTGACAACGCTTCCGGGGCACAAAGCACCGGTGAACTGCACGCTATGGCTTCCCACGAAGAAGGATGTGCTCCAAG TTCGTGGCAAGGAAACACACTATCTACTCTCAGGAAGTGCTGATGGTACTATCATGGCTTGGAAGATTGCTTCTGGCAAAGGAGAG TGGTCTCATGTGTTGCAGCTCCCAGGGATGCATAAGAAAGGGATCACCTGTCTTGCTGGAAGGATGGTATCTGATACTGTTGCAATTTTTGCTTCTACTTCTTCAGATGGTATTGTTGTTATTTGGGAGATGGAGATTGAGCCCACCACCCCTGGTG GCGATTGCAAAGTGTCTTGCCTGCATGCTCTGTCCGTTGGTTTGAAACCAATGGTTTCACTTTCATTAGCTGTATTGCCAGAACAAGGAGGCCATCTCATTTTGGCGATGGGCGGTTTAGATCACAAGATCCACATCTATTGTGGGGATAAGGCAGGCAAG TTCGTTAAGGCCTGTGAGCTTAAAGGTCATTCTGATTGGATCAGAAGTTTAGACTTTTCTTTACCTGTGATGATGGGTGGTGAGAAGCACAATCTTTTCCTTGTTAGTTCATCTCAGGACCGAACCATCCGGATATGGAAAATGACTTCAGAAGCTGCTGCTTCTGGCTCCTCCGTACCATTGAGGAAAGGAGCTAttgagatgacctcatatattgAAGGACCTCTATTTGTGGCTGGCAGTACAAGTTACCAAGTATCATTGGAGTCTCTTCTTGTTGGGCATGAGGATTGGGTATATTCCGTCGAGTGGCAGCCGCCTACATTGTTAACTGGGGATGAAGCTCATCAGCCAATGAGCATACTATCTGCATCCATGgacaagatgatgatgatgtggagGCCAGAGAAAAATACTGGCCTTTGGATTAATTCAGTGACAGTTGGTGAATTAAGTCACTCCGCACTTGGGTTTTATGGTGGTCATTGGCAGTCTGATGGTAGATCCATTCTTGCACATGGTTACGGTGGATCATTTCATATGTGGAGAGATGTTGGACTGGATTCTGAAAATTGGCAGCCTCAGATAGTCCCGTCTGGTCATTTTGCACCTGTGTCTGACTTGACATGGGCTAGATCTGGCCAATATTTGCTTTCAGTTAGCCATGACCAG ACAACACGCATATTTGCTCCTTGGAGAAATCAAGTTAACCCTGGAGACATGGTCTATTGGCGTGAAATTGCCCGCCCGCAAATTCATGGCCATGATCTCAACTGTGTGACATTCATTCAGGGTAGTGGGAACCATCGCTTTGTTAGTGGTGCTGATGAAAAGGTATCTAGAGTTTTTGAAGCTCCCTTATCATTTTTGAAGACCCTACAACAAGCAACTCTGTTGAAACCTGACATCTCTGAGgattttggcaatgttcaagTCCTTGGAGCAAATATGTCTGCTCTTGGGCTTTCACAGAAACCCATATATACGCATG CAGGAGTCAAGGAATCCCCAAGCGGTAATTCTAATGATGGCCCAGATTCTATGGAGACAATTCCTGATGCAGTGCCTACTGTATTCACTGAGCCTCCTGTGGAGGACCAACTTGCGTGGAATACTCTATGGCCTgaatcacacaaactatatggtCATGGAAACGAGCTCTTCTCGATATGCTGTGATTATGAAGGGAAGCTTGTTGCGTCATCTTGCAAG GCTCAATCAGCAGCAGTTGCTGAGATCTGGCTATGGGAGGTTGGAACATGGAAAGCTGTTGGCCGCTTGCAATCTCACAATCTAACAGTGACACAAATGGAGTTCTCTCGTGATAATGTGTTTCTTTTAAGTGTTTCAAGAGATCGCCATTTGTCTATCTTTTCAATCAGCAAAACTG AAGGAGCAGAGCACCGTCTGGTCGCAAAGCTTGAAGCACACAAAAGAATTATATGGGCATGCTCATGGAACCCCTTTGGCTATGAATTTGCAACTGGATCAAGGGACAAGAGTGTCAAGATATGGTGTGTTAAAGACGCATCTTCTGTGAAGCTACTTGCAACATTGCCTCAGTTCCGTGACAGTGTAACTGCATTAGCATGGATGTGCCATGACCGTGCTTCTAATGCTGGTGTCCTCGCTGTTGGCATGGATAATGGATTGATCGAGCTCTGGAGTGTTTCAGGTGGAAGAGCTTCTGCAGGCAGTACTCCAGACTCTCCACTCAGCGTGGCATGCACGCTTCGATTTGACCCTGTCTTATGCCACGTGTCAACTGTTCACCGTTTACGGTGGCGGGAACCCAGTTCCACCGATGAGGAATCAACACTTGAGCTCGCTTCTTGTGGAGCTGACCACACTGTAAGGGTGTTTGAGGTCCGCGACACCATATAG
- the LOC8067023 gene encoding NDR1/HIN1-like protein 10, with amino-acid sequence MGTPYHLQSPGTIINKLMNRKQLPLALPQPPPVDPSKVIEQPPALPRSPLVDQSNEQPPVLPQSQPVDPPKITEQPRALRQPSRAPSKIILQPRHRTSPAMWCAAIVCFAFSILLIVAGVVILIIFLAVKPRPPSFDTANAILNSIYVDSPAPYFNNDMTLVANISNPNQKIDLVFRSATIELFFQDRPMAVQALPPFLQRRGQFQVLNMHLVSSRVLLPPEMAVKMVNQVRSNRVVYTIKGAFKVEARFGFGHYSYWMYTICELELTAPPCGVLVARRCRTK; translated from the coding sequence ATGGGCACTCCTTACCACCTCCAATCCCCAGGAACCATCATAAACAAGCTAATGAACAGGAAGCAGCTGCCACTGGCCCTGCCACAGCCGCCGCCAGTTGATCCGTCCAAGGTAATCGAGCAGCCACCGGCGCTGCCACGGTCGCCGCTGGTGGATCAGTCCAACGAGCAGCCTCCAGTGCTGCCACAGTCGCAGCCAGTGGATCCGCCCAAGATAACCGAGCAGCCACGGGCGCTGCGGCAGCCATCTCGAGCACCTTCGAAGATAATCCTGCAACCGCGCCACCGGACCTCGCCGGCGATGTGGTGTGCGGCCATCGTCTGCTTCGCCTTCAGCATCCTCCTCATCGTTGCAGGCGTCGTCATCCTGATCATCTTCCTGGCGGTGAAGCCGAGGCCACCATCCTTTGACACTGCCAACGCCATCCTCAACAGCATCTACGTGGACTCACCGGCCCCCTACTTCAACAACGACATGACGCTCGTGGCCAACATCTCCAACCCCAACCAGAAGATCGACTTGGTGTTCAGGTCCGCCACCATCGAGCTCTTCTTCCAGGACAGGCCCATGGCCGTGCAGGCGCTGCCTCCGTTCCTGCAGCGGCGAGGCCAGTTCCAGGTCCTGAATATGCACCTGGTGTCCAGCCGAGTTCTGCTGCCGCCTGAGATGGCTGTAAAGATGGTGAACCAGGTGAGGAGCAACAGGGTGGTGTACACAATCAAAGGCGCCTTCAAAGTGGAGGCCAGGTTCGGGTTTGGCCACTACTCATACTGGATGTACACAATCTGTGAGCTGGAGCTCACTGCCCCTCCTTGTGGAGTTCTTGTTGCCCGGAGATGCAGAACAAAATGA